The genome window GGCGCCCGTCGTCGCGCTCGCGGCGCCCGTCGTCTCGCCGACCGTCGCGGTCCCGCCCCAGTCGCCGGTCGCGCGCCGCGTCCGCCTCCCGGCGCCCCTCGTCGATGCGGGACTCGATCTCCGCGGTGAGGTCGCGCGCGTCGGCGATGATCGACCGGGAGGCGGCGTCTTCGGGGAGGTCCGCCTCCGAGAGCGCGGTCCGGAGCTCCGAGAGCGACCGCGAGAGCCCGGCGGTCGCGCCGTCGCGGACGTCCGCGAGGCGGTCGCCGGCGCCCTCCGCGCCCTCGGCGACGCTCCGGCCGGGATCGGCGAGCCGGAGGGTGCCCTGAATCAGTTCGAGCGACTTGATCGTCGTCTCCAGCAGGGCGATGAGCGTCGGAATCGTGTACTGTTCGGTGAACCGGACCAGCTCCGAGAGCCGGGGCGGCTGCGGGGGCCCGCGGCGGTCCTCCTCCGTCTCCCGGAGGTCGGCGCGGAGCTCACTCAACACGTCCTCGAGTTCGTCGAGCCGCTCCTCGAGGTCGTCGTCGTCGCGTCGGTCGCGGGAACTCATGCCGCGTCGTAGGCGGTCCGCGGATAAAAAGCCCGGCAGCGCAGATGATTCAGAACCCCTCGCGCAGGTGCGTCGTCCGCGGCGGGAACAGCGCGCGGAGGCCGGCCGCGAGGCCGTCGCCCCGGTCCGCGTCGTCGACGGCGAGGCCGTCGCCTCGAATCACCTCGTCGACCGACCGGTACCCGACGTACAGCTGCGAGAGAGCGCCAATCTCGACCGCGGCGTCCGCGTCACCGACCTCGGAACCGCTCTCGCCGCCCGCTCTCTCGGCACCGTCGGCCGGCTCGACCGCTACCGCACCGTCCGCGACCTCGACTCGGAACGTCCGGTCGTTCCACTCCGCGAGGGGGTCGACGACCGAAAGCGAGAACGCGGCCTCGACCGCCGGGTCGGGGGAGAGCGCTTCGAGCGCGGCCGCGACGTCGACGAGGCGGACCATCGGGCCGGTGCGGACCTCGCAGTCGACGGCGCGCGGGTCGTCGACGAGGTCGAGCAGGGGCGCGTCCGGCGGGGCGCGGATCCGGACCTCGTCGACCTGCGAGTCGTGGTTGCGGAAGAAGCGCAGCAGCTGGAACCACGCCTCGTCGTCCGCGACGGCGACGTCGGTGACGCGCAGGACCGGTCCGTCCGCGTCGTCCGGCTCCGCGAAGCTGTACGCGCAGACGGCCCGGAGCTCGCCGTCGCGCTCCCAGCCGTAGACGAACGGGTCGGTCTTCCACCCTTGGAGGGTCCGCTCGCGCCACCACTCCTCGGTCCAGTCCATCGTCAGGTCGTAGCGGTCGGCCATCGCCGCGAGGACGGGCGTCACCGCCGAGTAGTCCTCCTCGCCGAGCCGGCGGAAGCGCCCTGCGTCGTCGCCGTCGGTCGCGATCAGGTCGTCGACGAACCCCAGCTGGGCCGGCGGCGCGGTCAGGCGGCGGTATCGGCTCGCGGTCGCCCAGCCGTAGTTCGCGTAGAATGGGTACTCGAAGGGCCACAGCGTCGAGACGAACACGCCGCGCTCGCGGTACTCAGCCAGCGACTCCCGAAGCATCCGGCCGACGTTCCCGCGTCGGCGGTGTTCCGGCGGGGACGCGACCGCGGAGAGCCCGGCGACCTCGCGGTCCGCGTCGCGGATCCGCAGCGAGAAGTAGTGGTGCGCGCAGGCCACGACCGGGTCGCCGCCGTCGAACAGCCCCCGCCTGTCGGCGATGGTGTCGTGGTCGTCGGCCGCCTCGGGGTTGTACGGGCCCTCTGTCGGGGAGAAGGCGTACCGCATGAACGCGTCGAACTCGTCGCCGCGCTCGTCGGGGAACGGTCGGT of Halorubrum trapanicum contains these proteins:
- the eis gene encoding enhanced intracellular survival protein Eis; the protein is MEYRPFPDERGDEFDAFMRYAFSPTEGPYNPEAADDHDTIADRRGLFDGGDPVVACAHHYFSLRIRDADREVAGLSAVASPPEHRRRGNVGRMLRESLAEYRERGVFVSTLWPFEYPFYANYGWATASRYRRLTAPPAQLGFVDDLIATDGDDAGRFRRLGEEDYSAVTPVLAAMADRYDLTMDWTEEWWRERTLQGWKTDPFVYGWERDGELRAVCAYSFAEPDDADGPVLRVTDVAVADDEAWFQLLRFFRNHDSQVDEVRIRAPPDAPLLDLVDDPRAVDCEVRTGPMVRLVDVAAALEALSPDPAVEAAFSLSVVDPLAEWNDRTFRVEVADGAVAVEPADGAERAGGESGSEVGDADAAVEIGALSQLYVGYRSVDEVIRGDGLAVDDADRGDGLAAGLRALFPPRTTHLREGF